A genomic segment from Candidatus Neomarinimicrobiota bacterium encodes:
- a CDS encoding gamma carbonic anhydrase family protein, producing MEFRGVKPDIHESVFIAEGAAVIGDVKIGALSSIWYSAVVRGDMHYIRIGERSNVQDGAILHVVSGKFPLEIGDDVTIGHAAVVHGCSVHDRVLIGMNATVLDGATVGEGSIVAAGAVVLEGVEVPENTLVAGIPAREIRKTTPADYKRIMSGSEEYVQYSELFKKESRIL from the coding sequence ATCGAATTCCGGGGGGTTAAACCCGACATACACGAAAGCGTTTTCATCGCCGAAGGCGCTGCTGTGATAGGCGATGTAAAGATCGGCGCTCTGAGTTCCATCTGGTATTCCGCTGTCGTCAGGGGTGATATGCACTACATCAGGATCGGAGAGAGGTCAAACGTTCAAGACGGCGCCATACTGCACGTAGTCAGCGGAAAATTTCCCCTCGAAATCGGGGATGACGTAACTATCGGGCACGCCGCCGTTGTTCACGGTTGCAGTGTCCATGACAGAGTTCTCATCGGCATGAACGCCACGGTTCTCGACGGAGCAACGGTGGGAGAAGGTTCGATCGTAGCCGCCGGAGCAGTAGTGTTAGAAGGGGTGGAAGTTCCGGAGAACACCCTGGTTGCGGGCATCCCGGCCCGTGAAATAAGAAAAACAACTCCTGCGGATTACAAAAGGATAATGAGCGGTTCAGAAGAGTACGTTCAATATTCCGAGCTCTTCAAAAAGGAATCAAGAATCCTTTGA